DNA sequence from the Streptomyces sp. HUAS 15-9 genome:
GTGGCCGACGGGCGCATGATCGCGTCCGCCTTGGCCTTCTCCGGCTTGTAGTAGCCGCCGATGTCGGCCGGGGAGCCCTGGACGGCGATCAGCTCGTCGACGATCTTCTGCTCGTTGGCGGCGAGCGTCTCGGCGATCGGGGCGAAGGCCTTGGCCAGGTCGGCGTCGTCGGTCTGCCGGGCCAGCTCCTGCGCCCAGTACAGGGACAGGTAGAAGTGGCTGCCGCGGTTGTCGATGCCGCCGACGCGACGGGTCGGGGACTTGTCCTCGTTGAGGAAGGTCGCCGTGGCGCGGTCGAGGGTGTCGGCGAGGACCTGGGCGCGGGCGTTGCCGGTGGTCTTGCCGTACTGCTCGAGGGCCGGGACCAGGGCGAAGAACTCACCGAGCGAGTCCCAGCGCAGGTAGTTCTCCTTGAGCAGCTGCTGGACGTGCTTCGGTGCGGAACCGCCGGCGCCCGTCTCGAACAGGCCGCCGCCCGCCATCAGCGGGACGACCGACAGCATCTTGGCGCTGGTGCCCAGCTCCAGGATGGGGAAGAGGTCGGTGAGGTAGTCACGCAGGACGTTGCCGGTCACCGAGATGGTGTTCTCACCGCGGCGGATGCGCTCCACCGACAGCTTGGTGGCCTCGACGGGGGACAGGATGCGGATGTCCAGGCCCTCCGTGTCGTGCTCCGGCAGGTAGGCCTTGACCTTGGCGATCAGGTTGGCGTCGTGCGCGCGGTTCTCGTCCAGCCAGAACACGGCCGGGTCGCCGGTGGCGCGGGCGCGGGTGACGGCCAGCTTCACCCAGTCCCTGATCGGGGCGTCCTTGGCCTGGCAGGCGCGGAAGATGTCGCCGGCGGAGACGGTCTGCTCCAGGACGACATTGCCGCCCTGGTCGACCAGGCGGACGGTACCCGTGGTCGGGATCTCGAAGGTCTTGTCGTGGGAGCCGTACTCCTCGGCCTTCTGCGCCATCAGACCGACGTTCGCGACGGAGCCCATGGTGGACGGGTCGTAGGCGCCGTTGGCCCGGCAGTCCTCGATGACGGCCTGGTAGACACCGGAGTAGGAGGAGTCCGGCAGCACCGCGAGGGTGTCGGCCTCCTGGCCGTCCGGGCCCCACATGTGGCCGGAGGTGCGGATCATGGCCGGCATCGAGGCGTCGACGATGACGTCGGACGGCACGTGCAGGTTGGTGATGCCCTTGTCGGAGTCGACCATCGCCAGGGCCGGGCCCTCGGCGAGCTCGGCCTCGAAGGATGCCTTGATCTCGGCGCCCTCCGGCAGGGCCTCGACGCCCTTGAGGATGCCGCCCAGACCGTCGTTCGGGGTCAGACCGGCCGCGGCGAACGTCTCGCCGTACTTCGCGAACGTCTTCGGGAAGAAGGCGCGCACCACGTGACCGAAGACGATGGGGTCGGAGACCTTCATCATTGTGGCCTTCAGGTGCACGGAGAACAGGACGCCCTCCGCCTTGGCGCGGGCGACCTGCGCGGTCAGGAACTCGCGCAGCGCGGCGACGCGCATCACGGAGGCGTCGACGACCTCGCCCTCGAGGACCGGTACCGACTCGCGCAGGACGGTGGTGGAGCCGTCGTCGCCCTTGAGCTCGATGCGCAGCGAACCGGCCTCGGAGATCACCACGGACTTCTCGGTGGAGCAGAAGTCGTCCGTGTCCATGGTCGCCACGTTGGTCTTGGAGTCGGGGCTCCAGGCGCCCATGCGGTGCGGGTGGGTCTTGGCGTAGTTCTTGACCGAGGCGGGGGCGCGGCGGTCGGAGTTGCCCTCGCGCAGGACCGGGTTGACCGCGGAGCCCTTGATCTTGTCGTAGCGGGCGCGGATCTCGCGCTCCTCGTCGGTCTTCGGGTCGTCCGGGTAGTCCGGCAGGGCGTAGCCCTTGCCCTGCAGCTCGGCGATGGCGGCCCTGAGCTGCGGGATCGACGCCGAGACGTTCGGCAGCTTGATGATGTTGGCCTCGGGGGTCCTGGCCAGCGCGCCCAGCTCGGACAGCGCGTCGGGGATGCGCTGGTCCTCGTTCAGGTACTCCGGGAACACGGCGATGATGCGCCCGGCCAGTGAGATGTCGCGGGTGTCGACCGCGACACCGGCCTGCGAGGCATACGCCTGGATCACCGGCAGGAACGAATGCGTCGCCAGGGCCGGGGCCTCGTCTGTGTAGGTGTAGATGATGGTCGAGTCAGTCACCGGGTGCTCCGCTCCACGTCTGCAACATTGCTCGACATCAAGATATCTCGTGACCGCCCCCGACTCGACAGGGGCCCGCGACTCGAAAGATCGGGGTCCGGGAGAGGAGCCATGCCGCTTCGGAGCGTACGGTCACCGCCCCACGGACCCCGCGAGCCTCCCGGCCGCTACTCGAAGGCGGCCGGGCTCGATGTCAGGTCGTCGGCGTTGCGCTGCTGCGGAATGACCACCGAGCCCTGCTGCAGCGCCACCGTCCGGGTGGGGGACGGGATGCGGATGCCCTCCTCGCGGTAGCGGCGGTGCAGGCGCTTGATGAACTCGTGCTTGATCCGGTACTGGTCGCTGAACTCGCCCACGCCGAGGATCACCGTGAAGCCGATCCGGGAGTCCCCGAAGGTGTGGAAGCGGATGGCGGGCTCGTGGTCCGGCAGTGCGCCGGTGATCTCGGTCATCGTCTCGGCGATGACCTCGGTCGTGACGCGCTCGACCTGGTCGAGATCGCTGTCGTAGCTCACGCCCACCTGCACCAGGATGGTCAGCCGCTGCTCGGGCCGGGTGAAGTTGGTCATGTTCGTCTTCGCGAGCTCCCCGTTGGGGACGACCACCAGGTTGTTGGAGAGCTGGCGGACGGTCGTCTGACGCCAGTTGATGTCCACGACGTACCCCTCCTCGCCGCTGCTCAGCCGGATGTAGTCGCCCGGCTGGACGGTCTTGGAGGCGAGGATGTGGATGCCCGCGAAGAGATTGGCGAGGGTGTCCTGGAGGGCCAGCGCGACCGCCAGACCACCGACACCCAGGGCGGTGAGCAGGGGCGCTATGGAGATGCCCAGCGTCTGCAGCACCACCAGGAAGCCGATCGCCATCACCAGCACCCGGGTGATGTTGACGAAGATCGTGGCCGAACCGGCGACGCCGGAGCGGGACTGGGTGACCGACTGCACCAGACCGGCGATCACCCGGGCCGCCGACACGGTCACCGCGAAGATGAGCAGCACCTGGAGGATCTGGTTGGTGTGGTGCTGGACCGTTCTGGTCAGCGGCAGCACCGCCGCCGCGGCGGCCGCACCGCCCGCGATCGCCGCCCAGGGCACGACGGTGCGCAGCGCGTCCACCATCACGTCGTCGCCGCTCCAGCGGGTCCGCTTGGCGTGCTTGGCCAGCCAGCGCAGCAGCGTGCGCGACAGGAAGGCCGCCAGCAGACCGGCCGCCAGGGCGACGCCGGCGAGGATCAGATCGTCCAGGGTCAGCGCACGGTTCACTGGTCACCTCCGGGTCGGGAAGCTGCGGCGGACGGGGCCGCCGACGGCCGGATGTGAAGTCTCGTCACGATGTCACCTGCTCGTTGCGGGGATGTGCGGTCGCACCGGGCCGTACGGCGTCGTCGACCGGCGCGACCGCTCATCCTGCCGTATCCGGCACGGGAGTTCGCACCCCGTCCGGCACCGAGGAGCAGACGACCCGTCCCGAACGGAGCGTCATCGGCACCGGGTTCGCAACACCCGCATCCCGCAGATCGCAGCTCACAACTCACAACTCACAACTCAGTGAACGAACCGTGCCGTCCCGTACCCCCGGCGAACCGTGCCGCGCCCTCCAACGCCTCCGCCAGGACGTCCGTTCCGTACCGGAGTTCACCCCGCATCGCCGTCGGCCCGTCCAGCCCGTCCTGGTCGAGGACCGAGGCCCGGTCGCCGCGCAGGCACGCCTGGGGGAAGCGGGCGACCGCCGCCGCCAGCTCCTCCGCCTCCTGGCGGGCCCGGCCCGTGGGCACGAGCCGGTTGGCCAGCCCGATGTCGTACGCCTCCCGGGCCGGTACCGGGCGGCCGGTGAGGATCATGTCCATCGCCCGGGAGGTGCCGATCAGCCGGGGCAGCCGTACCGTGCCGCCGTCGATGAGCGGGACGCCCCAGCGGCGGCAGTACACGCCGAACACCGCGTCCTCCTCCGCGACCCTGAGATCACACCACAGGGCGAGTTCCAGACCCCCGGCGACGGCGTGCCCGGCGACCGCCGCGATCACCGGCTTGGACAGCCGCAGCCGGGTCGGGCCCATCGGTCCGTCGCCGTCCTCCGCCACCCGGTTGCCCCGGTCCGTGCCCATCGCCTTCAGGTCCGCGCCCGCGCAGAACGTGCCGCCCTCACCCCACAGCACCGCCACCCGGGCGTTGTCGTCGGCCTCGAAGGCCCGGAAGGCCGCGGCGAGTTCCGCCGCCGTCGGGCCGTCCACGGCGTTGCGGACCTCCGGCCGGGACAGCACGACCGTGGTGATGTGATCCTTGCGCTCCAGACGTACGGGCACGGGTGACGCTCCTTCCTCGGGCGCCGCCCTCGGACGCCCCCTCGGGTCGAAGGAGCACTCTGCCTCAGATGACCTTCAGCCGCACCAGCGCGCCCAGCGTCAGGGCACCCGGTACCAGCGGCACCCAGACCGTGATGATCCGGTAGGCGAGCACCACCGCGGTGGCGACCGCCGCCGGGCCGCCCGCCGCCACCAGCGCCACGATCAGCGCCGCCTCCACGGAACCGAGGCCGCCCGGGGTGGGCACCAGCGCCACCGCGACCGTCGCGGCCAGATACGCCAGCGCCATGTGGGCGGGCGGCACCGGCAGCCCGAGGGCCTGCCCCACCGCGGCGAGACCGGCGGCCTGCAGCGCGGGAAACGCCAGGGAGCCGCCCCACAGGGCCAGCGCCCGGGTGGGCCGGGCGTGCACCGACCGGGCCTCGCCCAGCGCGGTGCGCAGGAAGGAGTGCACGGCCCTGCGCAGCCGTCGTACGAACATGAGCGCGCACGCCGCGACCAGCAGCAGGGCACCGGCGCCGAGGAGCAGCGGGCCCAGGGTCCCGTGCGGCAGCAGGGTGCCGAGCCGCAGCGCGTCCGGAAAGGCGATCAGCAGGGCCGCCAGCAGGGACAGCCGGCCGACGCTCTCCGCCAGGAGATACAGCGCGAGCGCCGACGAGGAACGGGCGAGCGGAACGCCGCACACCGTCATGAACCGCAGATTCACGGCGCTCGCGCCCAGCCCGGTGGGCAGCAGGTGGTTCGCCGCGCCCGCCGCGAACTGCGTGGCCAGCAGCCGCCGTTTCGGCAGCGCCTGCACCACCGCGCCCTGCCGGGTGATCGCGGCGGCCACCCAGGTCAGACAGGTGGCACCGCCCGCCGCCAGCAGCCACGGCCAGGAGGCCGTCCGCAGATGACCGAAACCCTCGGCGAGCACGGAGCGGTGCCGCACCGCGGCCACGGTGACGAGCACGAGCGGCACCAGGCACAGGACCTGGCGGACGGGGACGCGTCGGGGGAACCGTCCCTGGGGGAGCTGGGGAAGTTGTACCGCTGTCACATCCGGAGAGGTTTTCCGTGCCGTGCCAACGGCGGGTGGCCGAATCGCGGACGGCGGCTTACGGACGGAAAGCGGCTGAGGGGGGAGAGTCATCGGGGCCTTAGAGCGGGGGGATGTCCATCGGGCATTGACCTCAACGAAGCTTGAGGTCTTACGTTCTCTCCCATGAGCATGGAGACCACAGCCTGGACACAGCTGCACAGCGTGATGACCGCCCAGCAGGAGCGCCGCCCGTTCGCGCGGGCCACGCTGCGCCGCATCGCCGCGTTCGCCCGCCCGCACCGCCGCCGCATCGTGTGGTTCGTGCTGCTCGGCGTGGTGACCGCGCTGCTCGCCGTCGCGACCCCCGTGCTCGCCGGACGCGTCGTGGACGCGATCGTGTCGCACGGCGAGCCGGGCAGGGTCGTCCGCCTCGCGCTGCTCATCGCGCTGATCGCGGTGGCCGAGGCGGCGCTCGGCATTCTCGGCCGGCGGCTGTCGGCGACGCTCGGGGAGGGACTCATCCTGGACCTCCGGACGGCTGTGTTCGATCATGTGCAGCGCATGCCGGTCGCGTTCTTCACACGCACTCGTACGGGAGCGCTCGTCAGTCGTCTCAACAACGATGTGATCGGCGCGCAGCGGGCGTTCAGCAACACGCTCTCGGGCGTGGTCAGCAATGTGGTCACGCTGCTGCTCACCCTGGTCGTCATGCTCACCCTGTCCTGGCAGATCACGCTGCTGGCGCTGGTGCTGCTCCCGGTGTTCGTGATCCCCGCGCGCCGGATGGGCAGCCGGATGGCCCGTATGCAGCGGGAGGCGGCGGCGCTCAACGCGGCGATGGGCACCCGGATGACCGAGCGCTTCTCGGCCCCCGGCGCCACCCTGGTCAAGCTGTTCGGCCGCCCGGAGGAGGAGTCGGCCGAGTTCGCGGCCCGCGCCGCCCGGGTGAGGGACATCGGCATCCGTACGGCGACCGCCCAGACGGTGTTCATGACCGCGCTGACCCTGGTGTCCTCGCTGGCCCTCGCCCTGGTGTACGGCCTGGGCGGCTGGTACGCCCTGCGCGGCAGCCTGCAACCGGGCGCGGTCGTGTCGCTGGCGCTGCTGCTGACCCGGCTGTACGCGCCGCTCACCGCGCTCGCCGGGGCCCGCGTCGAGGTGATGAGCGCGATGGTCAGCTTCGAGCGGGTCTTCGAGGTGCTCGACCTGAAGCCGCTGATCGAGGAGCGACCGGACCCGGAGGAAGTGCCCGAGGGGCCGGTGGCGGTCGAGTTCGAGGACGTCCGCTTCGGCTACCCGTCCGCCGACAAGGTCTCCCTGGCCTCCCTGGAGGAGGTCGCCACCCTCGACACCCGCGGTGGCGCCGAGGTCCTGCACGGGGTCTCCTTCCGCGCCGAACCCGGGCAGACGGTCGCCCTGGTCGGTTCCTCCGGCGCCGGGAAGTCCACGATCGCCGCCCTGCTCCCGCGCCTGTACGACGTCGACGAGGGCGCCGTCCGCCTCGGCGGCACCGACGTACGCGATCTGAGCGCCGCCGCGCTGCGCGCCACCCTCGGCATGGTCACCCAGGACGGCCACCTCTTCCACGACTCCGTCCGCGCCAACCTCCTGCTGGCCCGCCCCACGGCCACCGACGAGGAACTGTGGGAGGCACTCGGCCGCGCCCGCCTCGACGACGTCGTACGGTCCCTGCCCGACGGCCTGGACACGGTGGTCGGGGAACGCGGCTACCGCCTCTCCGGGGGCGAGCGCCAGCGCATGACCATCTCCCGCCTGCTGCTGGCCCGCCAGCGCGTCGTCATCCTCGACGAGGCCACCGCCCATCTGGACAACACCTCGGAGGCGGCCGTCCAGGAGGCCCTGACCGAGGCGCTGGCCGATCGGACCGCCGTCGTCATCGCCCACCGCCTGTCCACGGTCCGAGCGGCGGACGTGATCCTGGTCGTCGAGGCCGGCCGCATCGTGGAGCGGGGCACGCACGAGGAGCTCCTGGCGGCCGGCGGCCGCTACGCGGAACTGCACCGCACCCAGTTCGAGAAGCAGGCCGCGGAGGTCACGACGCCCTGAACGGCAACCGGGTCGAGCCGGCCCGCGCCGTAACGGATGCGGGCCTGCAGCTCGTTGGGCGCCTCGGACGGGGCCGCACACTCGTGGCAGTGCCCTGCCGTGTCGCCCGGCGCCCGCTCGGACAGCCGCTCCGTCGAGGTGCAAGCCGTAGCCGGTCGGTACCCACCAGGCCGACCGTGTGCCGGTCGACTCCCATGAAGGCCCAGGCCCAGGCACGGCGCCACGCGCGGATGCCCTGGCCGGCCTGCCGCCGCCGAGCGGCCGACGGACGGATCGTGCCGGCCGCGGACGTGTCCCACTGGCTTCGGCCGGGCGCCCCCACCCGCGACGAGCGGCTCTTCTGCCACGTCCATGGACGCGGAAACCGCAGCAGCGACCGGCTCGGGCCCGGCCGGCACCCCGGACATGGCCGCCGACGGCCTGCCCTCGGTGGAGGACCGCACGGCCGGGTCCGCGGGCCGCGCCGGTCAGCCGCCGAACGTCGGTGTCGCCTGCTCCGCCCAGATGACCTTGCCGTCCTTGGTGTAGCGCGTGCCCCAGCGCTTGGCGAACCGGGCCACGAGGAAGAGGCCCCGTCCGCCCTCGTCCGTGCTGGCCGCGTAGCGCAGATGCGGCGAGGTGCTGCTGTGGTCCCAGACCTCGCAGATGAGCGCGCGGTCGCGAATCAACCGCGCCTTGATCGGTCCTGTGGCGTGGCGCATGGCGTTGGTGATCAGTTCGCTGCAGATCAGCTCCGTGGTGTCCACGAGGTCCTCCAGCTCCCACTCCATGAGCCGGGCGGAGACAGCCGCGCGTACGCGGCGAACGGCGGCAGGGTCGCACTCCACGTCCCACTCGGCGACGTGCCCGGGCCCCAGCACCCGCGTACGGGCGACGAGCAGCGCGATGTCGTCGCTCTGGAGCTCCGGGAGCAGGGCGTCGAGCACGGCGTCGCAGGTCTCCTCGGGCGACCGGTCCGCGCACGCCAGCGTCTCGCGCAGCAGCCGGAGCCCGGTGTCGACGTCCAGGTCGCGGCGCTCGACGAGGCCGTCGGTGAACAGGACGAGCCTGCTGCCCTCGGCCAGACGCAACTCGGCGCACTCGAAGGGCAGTCCGCCGATGCCGAGGGGAAGGCAGGACGGCACGTCCAGGAACTCCACCGTCCCGTCGGGCTGTATGAGCGCGGGCGCCAGGTGGCCGGCGCTGGCGATGGCACAGCTGCCGGACACGGAGTCGTAGACCGCGTACAGGCAGGTGGCGCCGGTGACGGTGGTCCGGTCGCCGGCCGCGATCGCGTCCTGGTCGATGAGGGTGACCAACTCGTCGAGATGGCTGAGGAGTTCGTCGGGCGGCAGGTCCAGGGGGGTGGAGAAGTTGTGCACGGCGGTGCGCAGCTGCCCCATGGTGGCCGCGGCATGCAGTCCGTGCCCGACGATGTCGCCCATGACCAGCGCCACCCTGGCGCCCGGCAGCGGGATGACGTCGAACCAGTCGCCGCCGACCGCCTGCGCGGGGAGGTAACGGGAAGCG
Encoded proteins:
- a CDS encoding mechanosensitive ion channel family protein, encoding MNRALTLDDLILAGVALAAGLLAAFLSRTLLRWLAKHAKRTRWSGDDVMVDALRTVVPWAAIAGGAAAAAAVLPLTRTVQHHTNQILQVLLIFAVTVSAARVIAGLVQSVTQSRSGVAGSATIFVNITRVLVMAIGFLVVLQTLGISIAPLLTALGVGGLAVALALQDTLANLFAGIHILASKTVQPGDYIRLSSGEEGYVVDINWRQTTVRQLSNNLVVVPNGELAKTNMTNFTRPEQRLTILVQVGVSYDSDLDQVERVTTEVIAETMTEITGALPDHEPAIRFHTFGDSRIGFTVILGVGEFSDQYRIKHEFIKRLHRRYREEGIRIPSPTRTVALQQGSVVIPQQRNADDLTSSPAAFE
- a CDS encoding NADP-dependent isocitrate dehydrogenase; protein product: MTDSTIIYTYTDEAPALATHSFLPVIQAYASQAGVAVDTRDISLAGRIIAVFPEYLNEDQRIPDALSELGALARTPEANIIKLPNVSASIPQLRAAIAELQGKGYALPDYPDDPKTDEEREIRARYDKIKGSAVNPVLREGNSDRRAPASVKNYAKTHPHRMGAWSPDSKTNVATMDTDDFCSTEKSVVISEAGSLRIELKGDDGSTTVLRESVPVLEGEVVDASVMRVAALREFLTAQVARAKAEGVLFSVHLKATMMKVSDPIVFGHVVRAFFPKTFAKYGETFAAAGLTPNDGLGGILKGVEALPEGAEIKASFEAELAEGPALAMVDSDKGITNLHVPSDVIVDASMPAMIRTSGHMWGPDGQEADTLAVLPDSSYSGVYQAVIEDCRANGAYDPSTMGSVANVGLMAQKAEEYGSHDKTFEIPTTGTVRLVDQGGNVVLEQTVSAGDIFRACQAKDAPIRDWVKLAVTRARATGDPAVFWLDENRAHDANLIAKVKAYLPEHDTEGLDIRILSPVEATKLSVERIRRGENTISVTGNVLRDYLTDLFPILELGTSAKMLSVVPLMAGGGLFETGAGGSAPKHVQQLLKENYLRWDSLGEFFALVPALEQYGKTTGNARAQVLADTLDRATATFLNEDKSPTRRVGGIDNRGSHFYLSLYWAQELARQTDDADLAKAFAPIAETLAANEQKIVDELIAVQGSPADIGGYYKPEKAKADAIMRPSATWNEALASLS
- a CDS encoding ABC transporter ATP-binding protein; its protein translation is METTAWTQLHSVMTAQQERRPFARATLRRIAAFARPHRRRIVWFVLLGVVTALLAVATPVLAGRVVDAIVSHGEPGRVVRLALLIALIAVAEAALGILGRRLSATLGEGLILDLRTAVFDHVQRMPVAFFTRTRTGALVSRLNNDVIGAQRAFSNTLSGVVSNVVTLLLTLVVMLTLSWQITLLALVLLPVFVIPARRMGSRMARMQREAAALNAAMGTRMTERFSAPGATLVKLFGRPEEESAEFAARAARVRDIGIRTATAQTVFMTALTLVSSLALALVYGLGGWYALRGSLQPGAVVSLALLLTRLYAPLTALAGARVEVMSAMVSFERVFEVLDLKPLIEERPDPEEVPEGPVAVEFEDVRFGYPSADKVSLASLEEVATLDTRGGAEVLHGVSFRAEPGQTVALVGSSGAGKSTIAALLPRLYDVDEGAVRLGGTDVRDLSAAALRATLGMVTQDGHLFHDSVRANLLLARPTATDEELWEALGRARLDDVVRSLPDGLDTVVGERGYRLSGGERQRMTISRLLLARQRVVILDEATAHLDNTSEAAVQEALTEALADRTAVVIAHRLSTVRAADVILVVEAGRIVERGTHEELLAAGGRYAELHRTQFEKQAAEVTTP
- a CDS encoding lysylphosphatidylglycerol synthase transmembrane domain-containing protein translates to MTAVQLPQLPQGRFPRRVPVRQVLCLVPLVLVTVAAVRHRSVLAEGFGHLRTASWPWLLAAGGATCLTWVAAAITRQGAVVQALPKRRLLATQFAAGAANHLLPTGLGASAVNLRFMTVCGVPLARSSSALALYLLAESVGRLSLLAALLIAFPDALRLGTLLPHGTLGPLLLGAGALLLVAACALMFVRRLRRAVHSFLRTALGEARSVHARPTRALALWGGSLAFPALQAAGLAAVGQALGLPVPPAHMALAYLAATVAVALVPTPGGLGSVEAALIVALVAAGGPAAVATAVVLAYRIITVWVPLVPGALTLGALVRLKVI
- a CDS encoding crotonase/enoyl-CoA hydratase family protein; protein product: MPVRLERKDHITTVVLSRPEVRNAVDGPTAAELAAAFRAFEADDNARVAVLWGEGGTFCAGADLKAMGTDRGNRVAEDGDGPMGPTRLRLSKPVIAAVAGHAVAGGLELALWCDLRVAEEDAVFGVYCRRWGVPLIDGGTVRLPRLIGTSRAMDMILTGRPVPAREAYDIGLANRLVPTGRARQEAEELAAAVARFPQACLRGDRASVLDQDGLDGPTAMRGELRYGTDVLAEALEGAARFAGGTGRHGSFTEL